The proteins below come from a single Streptomyces sp. MRC013 genomic window:
- a CDS encoding endonuclease, whose protein sequence is MPSSPAASARRWKLPVLAAAVLLAGAAVPGAAAAPAPGATVPATASAAPAGGAVTAYDDTYYAAAAGKTGTALKSALHSVIRNQTKISYSAVWDALKTTDQDPANSANVRLLYSGASRSKTLNGGDVGDWNREHVWAQSHGDFGTSAGPGTDLHHLRPCDVQVNSVRGNKDFDTGGSAVGGAPGSYTDSNSFEPRAADKGDVARMILYMAVRYEGTDGWPDLEPNDAVTNGTVPFHGRLSVLKQWNEQDPPDAFERNRNELIYNRYQHNRNPFIDHPEWVESIW, encoded by the coding sequence ATGCCGTCATCCCCGGCCGCCTCCGCACGCCGCTGGAAACTCCCCGTCCTGGCCGCCGCCGTCCTGCTCGCCGGAGCGGCCGTCCCGGGGGCCGCCGCCGCCCCGGCCCCCGGGGCGACGGTCCCGGCCACCGCGTCCGCGGCCCCGGCCGGCGGCGCCGTCACCGCGTACGACGACACGTACTACGCCGCCGCCGCGGGCAAGACCGGCACCGCCCTCAAGAGCGCCCTGCACTCCGTCATCCGCAACCAGACGAAGATCTCGTACTCGGCGGTCTGGGACGCCCTCAAGACCACCGACCAGGACCCGGCCAACAGCGCCAACGTCCGCCTCCTCTACAGCGGCGCCTCCCGCAGCAAGACGCTCAACGGCGGCGACGTCGGCGACTGGAACCGGGAGCACGTGTGGGCCCAGTCCCACGGCGACTTCGGCACCTCCGCCGGGCCCGGCACCGACCTGCACCACCTGCGCCCGTGCGACGTGCAGGTCAACAGCGTCCGCGGCAACAAGGACTTCGACACGGGCGGCAGCGCGGTCGGCGGCGCCCCCGGCAGCTACACCGACTCCAACTCCTTCGAGCCGCGCGCCGCCGACAAGGGCGACGTGGCACGCATGATCCTCTACATGGCCGTCCGCTACGAGGGCACCGACGGCTGGCCCGACCTGGAGCCCAACGACGCCGTCACCAACGGCACCGTCCCGTTCCACGGCCGCCTGTCGGTGCTGAAGCAGTGGAACGAGCAGGACCCGCCGGACGCGTTCGAGCGGAACCGCAACGAGCTGATCTACAACAGGTACCAGCACAACCGGAACCCGTTCATCGACCACCCGGAGTGGGTCGAGTCCATCTGGTGA
- a CDS encoding nucleotidyltransferase domain-containing protein, translating to MSVHPARSALDDRVARLRRLAHAETRLEGVLLYGSWTVGEADAPSDIEAYLYVRDDLLADFDGPAFLARLAPLRLSYTNTYGVLAVVFDDLMRGEFHLTPAGPGIDEVPTWRGMVHLPRPDDAVLLDRTGRLTRAARQLAVFQPPEPVTTARQLTDELANWTLMLAHVLARGEIARAHALLHTVIAPRQLQLCRLLRGSTAHWLTPSRALEQDLPDTDRRRYVATTAAARDQEVRTAARNSWDWSRDLAAEAADRWAVHLPHDLHEQIGSRLNDPR from the coding sequence ATGTCCGTTCACCCTGCCCGTTCCGCCCTGGACGACCGCGTCGCACGCCTGCGGCGACTCGCCCACGCCGAGACCCGGCTGGAGGGCGTACTGCTCTACGGCTCGTGGACCGTGGGCGAGGCCGACGCCCCCTCCGACATCGAGGCGTACCTCTACGTCCGGGACGACCTCCTCGCCGACTTCGACGGCCCCGCCTTCCTGGCGCGGCTCGCACCGCTCCGGCTCTCCTACACCAACACGTACGGCGTCCTCGCCGTCGTCTTCGACGACCTGATGCGCGGCGAGTTCCACCTCACTCCCGCCGGGCCCGGCATCGACGAGGTCCCCACCTGGCGAGGCATGGTGCACCTGCCCCGTCCCGACGACGCCGTCCTGCTCGACCGCACCGGCCGGCTCACCCGGGCCGCCCGGCAACTGGCCGTCTTCCAGCCGCCCGAGCCGGTGACCACCGCCCGGCAGCTCACCGACGAGCTGGCCAACTGGACGCTCATGCTCGCCCACGTACTGGCCCGCGGCGAGATCGCCCGCGCCCACGCCCTGTTGCACACCGTCATCGCACCCCGGCAACTCCAGCTCTGCCGCCTGTTGCGGGGCAGTACGGCCCACTGGCTCACCCCCAGCCGCGCACTCGAACAGGACCTGCCCGACACCGACCGCCGTCGCTACGTCGCCACCACGGCCGCCGCCCGCGACCAGGAGGTGCGCACGGCGGCACGCAACAGCTGGGACTGGAGCCGCGACCTGGCCGCCGAGGCCGCCGACCGCTGGGCCGTCCACCTGCCGCACGACCTCCACGAACAGATCGGCAGCCGCCTGAACGACCCCCGCTGA
- a CDS encoding alpha/beta hydrolase-fold protein: protein MSDLHARRRTVLTGAALLTVSGTPLLGAAPARATSRVTGERRVDERLVELTVDSPALGGPGRVALLTPRGWDRRGPGDRWPTLYLLAGGDGDHTTWTTMFRVQELAELRDVLVVMPGMPLFGFWTDWWNHGGYGPPGVRTYFLREVVPLVEREYGAGTRRAAAGESQGGFGALGMAARVPGLFGAVAAFGAPVHPVRHPEMWLSGAEFVGVDGYAIFGDPWEQWKVWLDWDPFHHAEGLRRTPVYLASGDGTPGPLDGEDPEPHIPGTEKWVALADDGVVSVTEAVCAEENRMLSRRLTSLGAPVTTHIHPGTHTGTYGYRELRHALPMLLAALRDRPGR, encoded by the coding sequence ATGTCGGATCTGCACGCGCGGCGCCGCACGGTACTCACCGGTGCGGCCCTCCTGACCGTCAGCGGAACACCACTACTGGGAGCGGCTCCCGCCAGGGCCACGAGCCGCGTCACCGGGGAACGGCGGGTGGACGAGCGGCTCGTCGAGCTGACCGTCGACTCCCCGGCCCTGGGCGGCCCCGGCCGCGTGGCCCTGCTCACCCCCCGCGGCTGGGACCGGCGCGGTCCCGGCGACCGCTGGCCCACCCTCTACCTGCTGGCGGGCGGTGACGGCGACCACACCACGTGGACGACGATGTTCCGCGTGCAGGAACTCGCCGAACTGCGGGACGTCCTGGTCGTCATGCCGGGCATGCCGCTGTTCGGCTTCTGGACCGACTGGTGGAACCACGGCGGGTACGGCCCGCCCGGGGTGCGCACGTACTTCCTGCGCGAGGTCGTGCCCCTGGTGGAGCGGGAGTACGGTGCCGGGACGCGCAGGGCGGCGGCAGGCGAGTCCCAGGGCGGCTTCGGCGCCCTGGGGATGGCCGCCCGGGTCCCGGGCCTGTTCGGCGCGGTCGCCGCGTTCGGGGCCCCGGTGCACCCGGTCCGGCACCCCGAGATGTGGCTGTCGGGCGCCGAGTTCGTGGGGGTGGACGGCTACGCGATCTTCGGGGACCCGTGGGAGCAGTGGAAGGTGTGGCTGGACTGGGACCCGTTCCACCACGCCGAGGGCCTGCGCCGCACGCCCGTCTACCTCGCCTCCGGCGACGGCACCCCGGGGCCCCTCGACGGCGAGGACCCCGAGCCGCACATCCCGGGAACCGAGAAGTGGGTGGCCCTGGCGGACGACGGCGTCGTCTCCGTCACCGAGGCCGTCTGCGCGGAGGAGAACCGGATGCTGAGCCGTCGGCTCACCTCCCTGGGAGCGCCGGTGACCACGCACATCCACCCCGGGACCCACACCGGGACCTACGGGTACCGCGAGCTGCGGCACGCACTGCCCATGCTGCTGGCCGCCCTGCGCGACCGCCCGGGCCGGTAA
- a CDS encoding S28 family serine protease, producing the protein MRTTLRWLLSLVVLIGTVGTAGTATAAGRDSAAPDIKDRVLAIPGMSLVEEQPYPGYRFFVLSYTQPVDHRRPAKGTFQQRLTLLHKDTSRPTVFFTSGYHLNTSPRRAEPTRIVDGNQVSLEYRFFTLSRPQPADWSKLDIWQAASDQHRLFTALKGIYDRKWVATGGSKGGMTATYYERFYPRDMDAVVAYVAPNDVVNREDSAYDRFFTTVGSRECRDRLNALQREALVRREPLRRKYAEWAAAEGATFHTVGSLDKAYEAVVLDFVWAFWQYWGEQDCATIPDAATATDDAVYDTIDAYSGWSFYTDQGLEPYTPYHYQAATELGSPSLRLRHLDGLTRYGYQPAHAFVPDDIPVRFKPWAMRDVDTWVRHNARRMLFVNGERDPWSSEPFRVDRGAKDSYVFTAPGANHGASIAGLTERERDLATARLLEWTGVAPAAVLADPDRAAPLARYDARLDKRELKREPRFLP; encoded by the coding sequence ATGCGCACGACGCTCAGATGGCTGCTGTCGCTCGTGGTGCTCATAGGCACCGTGGGCACGGCCGGGACGGCCACCGCCGCCGGCCGGGACAGCGCCGCCCCGGACATCAAGGACCGCGTCCTCGCGATCCCCGGCATGTCCCTCGTCGAGGAGCAGCCCTACCCCGGCTACCGCTTCTTCGTCCTCAGCTACACCCAGCCCGTGGACCACCGCCGCCCCGCGAAGGGCACCTTCCAGCAGCGCCTCACCCTGCTGCACAAGGACACCAGCCGTCCCACGGTCTTCTTCACCAGCGGGTACCACCTCAACACCAGCCCCCGCCGCGCCGAGCCCACCCGGATCGTCGACGGCAACCAGGTGTCCCTGGAGTACCGTTTCTTCACCCTCTCCCGCCCCCAGCCCGCCGACTGGTCCAAGCTGGACATCTGGCAGGCCGCCTCCGACCAGCACCGGCTGTTCACGGCGCTGAAGGGGATCTACGACCGCAAGTGGGTCGCCACCGGCGGCTCGAAGGGCGGCATGACCGCCACGTACTACGAGCGGTTCTACCCGCGCGACATGGACGCCGTCGTCGCGTACGTCGCCCCCAACGACGTCGTGAACCGCGAGGACTCCGCCTACGACCGGTTCTTCACGACCGTCGGCAGCCGGGAGTGCCGCGACCGGCTGAACGCCCTCCAGCGCGAGGCCCTCGTCCGCCGGGAGCCGCTGCGGAGGAAGTACGCCGAGTGGGCCGCCGCCGAGGGCGCCACCTTCCACACCGTCGGCAGCCTCGACAAGGCGTACGAGGCGGTCGTCCTCGACTTCGTCTGGGCCTTCTGGCAGTACTGGGGCGAGCAGGACTGCGCCACCATCCCGGACGCCGCCACCGCCACCGACGACGCCGTGTACGACACCATCGACGCCTACTCCGGCTGGTCCTTCTACACCGACCAGGGCCTGGAGCCGTACACGCCGTACCACTACCAGGCCGCCACCGAGCTCGGCTCGCCCAGCCTGCGCCTGCGCCACCTCGACGGCCTCACCCGCTACGGCTACCAGCCCGCGCACGCCTTCGTGCCGGACGACATCCCGGTGCGGTTCAAGCCGTGGGCGATGCGGGACGTCGACACCTGGGTCCGCCACAACGCCCGGCGCATGCTGTTCGTCAACGGCGAGCGCGACCCGTGGAGCTCCGAGCCGTTCCGCGTCGACCGGGGCGCCAAGGACAGCTACGTCTTCACCGCGCCCGGCGCCAACCACGGCGCCAGCATCGCCGGCCTGACGGAGAGGGAGCGCGACCTCGCCACGGCGAGGCTCCTGGAGTGGACGGGCGTCGCCCCGGCCGCCGTCCTGGCCGACCCGGACCGCGCCGCGCCGCTGGCCCGCTACGACGCCCGCCTCGACAAGCGCGAACTCAAGCGCGAGCCGCGGTTCCTCCCGTAG
- a CDS encoding glycoside hydrolase family 3 protein produces MHHRATSRRTVLAATAAAAATTGSAAPRAAAVPPSTAAGGGRERRLARIVSRMSLEEKVGQLFVMRVYGHSATRPDQADVDANLREIGVRTAAELVARYHVGGIVYFTWAHNTRDPHQIADLSNGIQRAALAQRVPVPVLVSTDQEHGAVARVGEPATLLPGAMALGASGSRDAARRAARIAGAELAALGIRQNYAPVADVNVDPANPVIGVRSFGADPRAVARMVAAQVKGYRGAGVAATAKHFPGHGDTVDDSHTELPYVHHTREQWEALDAPPFRSAIAAGIDSVMTAHIVVPSLDPSEDPATLSRPVLTGILRGRLGYDGVVVTDSLGMEGVRTRYGDDRVPVLALKAGCDQLLNPPDLELAWNAVLDAVRGGEVSEDRLDESVLRVLRLKAGLGLLRDPYTSHEEVDRVVGRRAHLAAADRIAESTTTLLLNEGGLLPLNRLTHRDLLVVGADPASPSGTTGPPTATLAAAFTELGFTATALSTGTAPSAARIEQAVAAAAGRDAVVVGTYNVSAGSAQRTLVARLAATGVPVVVVAVRNPYDVAHLTGQRAALASYAWTDVELRAAARVVAGRARPEGRLPVPVRRADDPSRVLYPIGYGLSY; encoded by the coding sequence GTGCACCACCGAGCCACCTCCAGACGCACCGTCCTCGCCGCCACCGCCGCGGCGGCCGCCACCACCGGGTCCGCCGCTCCGCGGGCCGCCGCCGTCCCCCCGTCCACCGCCGCGGGCGGCGGCCGGGAACGCCGCCTCGCGCGGATCGTCTCCCGCATGAGCCTCGAGGAGAAGGTCGGCCAGCTGTTCGTCATGCGGGTGTACGGGCACTCAGCCACCCGGCCCGACCAGGCCGACGTCGACGCCAACCTCCGCGAGATCGGCGTCCGCACCGCCGCCGAGCTGGTCGCGAGGTACCACGTCGGCGGCATCGTCTACTTCACGTGGGCGCACAACACCCGCGACCCGCACCAGATCGCGGACCTCTCCAACGGCATCCAGCGCGCGGCGCTCGCCCAGCGGGTCCCCGTACCGGTGCTCGTCTCCACCGACCAGGAGCACGGCGCCGTGGCGCGGGTGGGCGAGCCCGCGACGCTGCTGCCCGGCGCGATGGCGCTCGGCGCGTCCGGGTCGCGGGACGCCGCCCGGCGCGCCGCGCGCATCGCCGGCGCCGAACTGGCCGCGCTGGGCATCCGCCAGAACTACGCGCCCGTGGCGGACGTGAACGTCGACCCGGCCAACCCCGTCATCGGCGTGCGGTCCTTCGGCGCCGACCCGCGGGCCGTGGCCCGGATGGTCGCCGCGCAGGTGAAGGGGTACCGGGGCGCCGGTGTCGCGGCGACCGCCAAGCACTTCCCCGGCCACGGCGACACCGTCGACGACAGCCACACCGAGCTGCCGTACGTCCACCACACGCGCGAGCAGTGGGAGGCGCTGGACGCGCCGCCGTTCCGGTCCGCGATCGCCGCCGGGATCGACTCGGTGATGACCGCGCACATCGTCGTGCCCTCCCTGGACCCGTCGGAGGACCCGGCGACCCTGTCGCGGCCCGTCCTCACCGGCATCCTGCGGGGGCGGCTCGGCTACGACGGGGTGGTGGTGACCGACTCGCTCGGCATGGAGGGCGTCCGCACCAGGTACGGCGACGACCGGGTGCCGGTGCTGGCGCTGAAGGCGGGGTGCGACCAGCTGCTCAACCCGCCGGACCTGGAGCTGGCCTGGAACGCCGTGCTGGACGCCGTGCGGGGCGGGGAGGTCTCCGAGGACCGGCTCGACGAGTCGGTCCTGCGCGTCCTGCGGCTCAAGGCGGGACTGGGCCTGCTGCGCGACCCGTACACCTCCCACGAGGAGGTGGACCGGGTCGTCGGCAGGCGGGCGCACCTCGCCGCGGCCGACCGGATCGCGGAGTCGACCACGACGCTGCTGCTCAACGAGGGCGGGCTGCTGCCCCTCAACCGGCTCACCCACCGCGACCTGCTGGTCGTCGGCGCCGACCCGGCGTCGCCGTCCGGGACGACGGGCCCGCCGACCGCGACGCTCGCCGCGGCCTTCACGGAGCTCGGCTTCACGGCGACCGCCCTGTCCACGGGCACCGCCCCGTCCGCCGCCCGGATCGAGCAGGCGGTCGCGGCGGCGGCGGGCAGGGACGCGGTCGTCGTCGGCACGTACAACGTGTCGGCGGGGAGCGCGCAGCGCACCCTCGTCGCGCGGCTCGCCGCGACCGGCGTGCCCGTCGTCGTGGTGGCCGTCCGCAACCCGTACGACGTCGCGCACCTGACGGGGCAGCGGGCGGCGCTCGCCTCGTACGCGTGGACCGACGTGGAGCTGCGGGCCGCCGCCCGGGTCGTCGCCGGCCGCGCCCGCCCGGAGGGCCGGCTGCCGGTGCCGGTGCGGCGCGCGGACGACCCGTCACGGGTGCTGTACCCGATCGGGTACGGCCTGTCCTACTGA
- a CDS encoding SDR family oxidoreductase encodes MDSRTYLSELFSLEGHVALVTGGSSGIGRAVAGALARAGASVVVVARREAELAATVAELEGLGCRAARVGADLATRDGVREAAERAAAVFGEPDILVNCAGINLRPPMDGLGEDVWDATMAVNLDAPFLLGRRFGPGMAERGFGRIVHVTSQQAHRAFARSGAYGVSKGALESLARSQAEAWSPHGVTCNTLVPGFVPTPLNARLRSEPGAAEALAARTLAGRNGVPEDFAGAAVFLASRASAYVTGQSLFVDGGFHAH; translated from the coding sequence ATGGACTCGCGGACGTACCTCTCCGAACTGTTCTCCCTGGAGGGCCACGTCGCCCTGGTCACGGGCGGCAGCTCCGGCATCGGCCGGGCCGTCGCCGGGGCGCTGGCCCGCGCCGGCGCGAGCGTCGTGGTCGTCGCCCGGCGCGAGGCGGAGCTGGCCGCGACGGTGGCGGAGCTGGAGGGGCTCGGCTGCCGCGCCGCCCGGGTCGGCGCCGACCTCGCCACGCGCGACGGCGTGCGGGAGGCGGCCGAGCGGGCCGCCGCCGTGTTCGGCGAGCCGGACATCCTCGTGAACTGCGCCGGGATCAACCTGCGTCCGCCGATGGACGGCCTCGGCGAGGACGTGTGGGACGCGACGATGGCGGTGAACCTGGACGCGCCGTTCCTGCTGGGCCGGCGGTTCGGGCCCGGCATGGCCGAACGCGGCTTCGGCCGGATCGTCCACGTCACCTCCCAGCAGGCGCACCGCGCGTTCGCCCGGAGCGGCGCGTACGGGGTGTCCAAGGGCGCCCTGGAGTCGCTGGCCCGCTCCCAGGCGGAGGCCTGGTCCCCGCACGGCGTCACCTGCAACACCCTCGTGCCCGGCTTCGTCCCCACCCCCCTCAACGCGCGGCTGCGGTCCGAGCCCGGCGCGGCCGAGGCCCTGGCGGCCCGGACCCTCGCCGGCCGCAACGGGGTCCCCGAGGACTTCGCGGGCGCGGCTGTGTTCCTGGCGAGCCGCGCCTCGGCGTACGTCACGGGCCAGTCGCTCTTCGTCGACGGGGGCTTCCACGCCCACTGA
- a CDS encoding ferritin-like domain-containing protein produces the protein MGTDDFAAWTRRFEEARERRRVQGDPDWERGATLHPAVWAGIRRFQVGEEGDGAGLVGKADAAGDDDYARAVRLFVAEERNHARLLARLLAAGGVPELTGHWSDTAFVRLRRLMGLRTELLVLMVAEVVALRYYRALRDGADDPLTSEVAGRILSDERRHVPFHCDRLHASLAELPRALRRPVTALWQLLLLAAALVVAVDHGPALRRVGVGRLRFAADVAASSSAVVSAVLAPRPGTRTDPG, from the coding sequence ATGGGTACGGACGACTTCGCCGCGTGGACGAGGCGGTTCGAGGAGGCGCGCGAGCGCAGGCGCGTCCAGGGCGATCCGGACTGGGAGCGGGGCGCGACGCTGCACCCGGCGGTGTGGGCCGGCATCCGACGCTTCCAGGTCGGCGAGGAGGGCGACGGCGCCGGCCTCGTCGGCAAGGCGGACGCGGCCGGCGACGACGACTACGCCAGGGCGGTCCGGCTCTTCGTCGCCGAGGAGCGGAACCACGCCCGGCTGCTGGCCCGGCTGCTGGCCGCGGGCGGTGTACCGGAGCTGACCGGCCACTGGAGCGACACGGCCTTCGTGCGGCTGCGGCGCCTCATGGGCCTGCGCACGGAACTGCTGGTGCTGATGGTCGCGGAAGTGGTGGCACTCCGTTACTACCGGGCCCTGCGCGACGGCGCCGACGACCCGCTCACCTCGGAAGTGGCGGGGCGGATCCTGTCCGACGAACGGCGCCACGTCCCGTTCCACTGCGACCGGCTGCACGCCTCCCTGGCGGAGCTGCCCCGCGCGCTGCGCCGCCCGGTGACGGCCCTGTGGCAGCTCCTCCTGCTCGCCGCCGCCCTCGTCGTCGCCGTCGACCACGGCCCGGCGCTGCGGAGGGTCGGCGTCGGACGCCTGCGCTTCGCGGCCGACGTCGCGGCCTCGTCGAGCGCGGTCGTCTCCGCGGTGCTGGCACCCCGCCCGGGCACGCGGACGGACCCGGGCTGA
- a CDS encoding NlpC/P60 family protein → MSARTTRGSRPALHAVTVISLLAASAYLTVELRKEEQAKAPAVQAVTDRPDPASAGAGRPSGKQTWERLRNPDRSVLRGENGDVLATFTDRARTATLTGPSRTFTEPAHTESRIVTENWVRLMPEPWKEGSEKEPWFTEWFEENFGSKEDDLFAIAFQYIDQAPVKQDDAGIKYAGDAQFGPVNPKGSEGADYRLESSDFYDYLGIPYTFRDGTTMRPEAARARSVDCSGYIRVVLGYRARYPLMATDEAGDGLPRTADSMARSKLGVDVIPLGGSGADSAKPTSIDVLQPGDLVFFELDARTKDRLDHVGMYVGNDTDGHKIFISSREEANGPTIGDKGGASRLDGGGYYAKALRGAKRL, encoded by the coding sequence ATGAGCGCAAGGACCACACGCGGTTCCCGCCCCGCCCTCCACGCCGTCACCGTGATCTCCCTGCTCGCCGCCAGCGCGTACCTCACCGTGGAGCTCCGCAAGGAGGAGCAGGCCAAGGCGCCCGCCGTGCAGGCGGTCACGGACAGGCCGGATCCCGCGTCGGCCGGTGCCGGCCGGCCCTCCGGCAAGCAGACCTGGGAGCGGCTGCGGAACCCGGACCGCTCGGTGCTGCGGGGCGAGAACGGGGACGTGCTCGCCACCTTCACCGACCGGGCCCGCACCGCGACGCTCACGGGCCCCAGCCGCACCTTCACCGAGCCGGCCCACACGGAGTCCCGCATCGTCACCGAGAACTGGGTGAGGCTGATGCCCGAACCGTGGAAGGAGGGCTCCGAGAAGGAGCCGTGGTTCACGGAGTGGTTCGAGGAGAACTTCGGGAGCAAGGAGGACGACCTGTTCGCGATCGCCTTCCAGTACATCGACCAGGCGCCCGTGAAGCAGGACGACGCCGGGATCAAGTACGCCGGCGACGCGCAGTTCGGGCCCGTCAACCCCAAGGGGAGCGAAGGGGCGGACTACCGGCTGGAGAGCTCCGACTTCTACGACTACCTGGGCATCCCCTACACCTTCCGGGACGGCACCACGATGCGGCCCGAGGCGGCGCGGGCCCGGTCCGTCGACTGCTCCGGCTACATCCGCGTGGTGCTGGGCTACCGGGCTCGCTATCCGCTGATGGCCACGGACGAGGCCGGCGACGGCCTGCCCCGCACCGCCGACAGCATGGCCCGCTCGAAGCTCGGGGTGGACGTCATCCCGCTGGGCGGCAGCGGGGCGGACTCCGCCAAGCCGACGTCGATCGACGTGCTCCAACCCGGTGACCTGGTGTTCTTCGAGCTCGACGCCCGTACGAAGGACCGGCTGGACCACGTCGGCATGTACGTGGGCAACGACACCGACGGGCACAAGATCTTCATATCCAGCCGGGAGGAGGCCAACGGCCCCACCATCGGAGACAAGGGCGGAGCGTCGAGGCTGGACGGCGGCGGTTACTACGCGAAGGCCCTGCGCGGCGCGAAGCGCCTGTGA
- a CDS encoding poly-gamma-glutamate biosynthesis protein PgsC/CapC — protein MIPAVLTPEIAAIGIALGLLFSLVCYLTTNLSPGGMITPGWLALTLVEDLQRAAMVLGVTVLTYLCTLLTQKYVILYGKRLFATVVLIGVVLQGTVMIVLQMEFPLLYANQTLGFIVPGLIAYQLVRQPKGPTVLATGSVTLMAYVVLTAGILLGVMPSV, from the coding sequence TTGATCCCCGCCGTCCTCACCCCCGAGATCGCCGCGATAGGCATCGCGCTCGGGTTGCTGTTCTCGCTGGTCTGCTACCTGACGACCAACCTGTCGCCGGGCGGCATGATCACCCCGGGCTGGCTCGCCCTCACCCTCGTCGAGGACCTGCAGCGTGCCGCGATGGTCCTCGGCGTGACGGTCCTCACGTACCTGTGCACGCTCCTCACGCAGAAGTACGTCATCCTCTACGGCAAGCGCCTGTTCGCGACGGTCGTGCTGATCGGCGTGGTGCTGCAGGGCACGGTGATGATCGTGCTGCAGATGGAGTTCCCCCTGCTGTACGCGAACCAGACCCTCGGCTTCATCGTGCCCGGGCTGATCGCCTACCAGCTGGTCCGCCAGCCGAAGGGTCCGACCGTACTGGCCACCGGCTCCGTGACGCTCATGGCCTACGTCGTCCTCACCGCCGGAATCCTGCTCGGCGTCATGCCGTCCGTCTGA